In the genome of Microcoleus vaginatus PCC 9802, the window TGCATGGATAGTAAGTTGTCGGCGATAGGGGATTAAAGTGCGAACTCTAACCCTGATGGGTTTACCCTATCACTGCTAGTCATCCCCCCTTTCGGGTTTCGACTAAACGAATCGCACCTATTCGACTATTCCGACTAACTACATAACTTATATATACAATATAGTAAAAATATATACTATAGCTGCGTTCGTGTCAATCTCTGACTTGGGGGAGAAAAGGACTGTAAAGGTAGATTTATCACTATAAAAGGAGCGAAATTTGGTCATACGTGGTAGTGTTTGTAAATCCTTATGGGTTTTACCCTCAATCTTGGTAAAAAGGTTGTGGGGCTTTTGCTGCCGTATCCGAGCACAGCAGGCGGATAGAAATAGAAAGAATGCAGGAGTATGCAAGCACCCAAAATTAGTCTGTTGGGCCAGACCCCAGACCCCGTTTTCTGTTACCTGCTATTTTCGAGCTGTGACTGTTCCGGAAAACTACTCGGTACTAAGTCATATAGGATACAAGACAAACATCTCTACAAGTCCCGCAAATCAAGGGACGCGCAGAGAATTTTGTACAAAATCTCTAGCGAACTGTATCCTGAAAAAACAATTCTTGATATGATATCGCGTGTTATTGGCGTGGTGTGGTGTGTGAGGAGCAAAGATGCCGAGTTCTGTTGATTTTAGCGGTAGACCATTTCATTTCATCGGCATTGGTGGGATTGGGATGTCAGCCCTTGCCTACATTCTAGCTAAACGCAAGTTGCCTGTGTACGGCTCCGACATTAAATCGAGTCACATAACCGAGCGCTTGCAAGGAATGGGAGCTCATATTTTTTGGAGTCAAGACGCCAGCAATTTTGAATTATTTCAAACGGCTCTTAACGGTAGCAGTCCCGACTGCGGCCAACAGGAAAGGGCAGTATCCTCGATAGTCGCGGGTACGGTAGGGACTTCTGTCGCGACAGCCGAAACTCTCCAATTGAACGGCAACGGTTCAAGCGCCCAAGCAATTGGAGGATTGCCTCAAGTAGTATGTTCGACGGCTATTCACCCAGCCAATGCCGAATATCGAGCTGCTTTAGATTTGGGCTGTCCGATTTTTCATCGATCGGATGTGTTGGCAGCGTTAATTCAAGATTACCAAAGCATAGCGGTAGCCGGGACTCACGGCAAAACTACTACTAGCAGCTTAATCGGCTTCATGCTGATGGCGGCGGGTCTAGACCCGACGATCGTGGTAGGAGGCGAGGTAAATGCTTGGGAAGGCAATGCCCGTTTGGGAGAAGGCCCCTACTTAGTTGCCGAGGCTGATGAATCCGACGGTTCTCTCGTCAAGCTGGTTGCCAAAATTGGCATAGTGACGAATGTGGAACTGGATCATCCAGACCATTACGATACCCTTGACCAGGTAATAGACACATTTAAGGTGTTTGCCCAAAACTGTCAAACCTTGGTGGGCTGCATTGACGACCAAATCGTCAAAGACTGCCTTCAGCCTCATGTCAGTTATAGCTTGCAGCCGGACAGCGGTGCTGACTACACGGTTTCGGGCGTGGAGTACGGAGCAGAAAGCACCAAAGCACGGATTTGGGAGCGAGGAACTTTCCTAGGGGAAATCGAGTTGAAGTTGCTGGGCACACACAATCTCAGCAATGCCCTAGCTGCGGTAGCGGTAGGCCGATTGTTGGGGTTAGAGTTTTCGGCGATTGCCAAAGCGATTGCTGGCTTTGAAGGAGCTCGTCGCCGTTTTGAGGTGCGGGGTTTTCACAATGACATCCTGTTTGTGGACGACTACGCCCACCATCCTAGCGAAATTCGTGTCACCTTGGCGGCGGCTCGCTTGCGGATCGAAGGTAGCGAAAAAAATCCCAAATCCCGAAGAGTAGTGGCAATTTTTCAACCCCACCGTTACAGCCGGACTCTGACATTTTTGCCAGAATTTGCTCAATCTTTTGGGGATGCTGATTTGGTTGTGGCTTGCGATATTTATAGTGCTGGGGAACCGAATTTAGGAGAGATTAGCGGGCAGCAGGTTGCTGATTTGATTGCTAAAGAAGGCCGAGAGGTTGAGTTTGCGCCTTCCCTGGAGTCAGTCACTAAGTTTTTAACCAAAAATCTGCAACCGGGGGATTTGGCTCTGTTTTTGGGTGCTGGTAATCTGAATCAGATTATTCCAGAGGTTATGGCTTTTTATCAACAAGCCGAGCGCCCCGATTAGCTCGCGAACTGAGTAGAGTTGATCGACATTATGGCGTGGCACGTTGTGCCGAAACTTCTGTCGGGCGGCTCGCTCAAACGGGCGACATAAGTTAGCTAAATGGATTTTCAACCACGTCTTCGAGCGAAGGTATTTTTAAGGATTTTCAAGATGGTGACTATCTCGAATGACTCCTCTGTTAAGGACAATCGGCGAGTGTATTCTCCTATTTCTTTGCGGGGAACTGATTGCAAGATTAACTCCCAAGTTTCGCTGGCTGGCCTGACTTCCTTCCGAGTCGGTGGCCCCGCCGAGTGGTACGTTGCTCCCCGCAGTATGGAGGCTTTGCAAGCGAGTTTTGCCTGGGCTGACTCTGAAGGACTGTCCGTGACTCTGCTGGGTGCGGGTTCTAATTTGTTGGTGAGCGATCGGGGTTTGTCCGGTTTGGTCGTCGGCACTCGCTACCTGAAACAGGTGAATTTTAATCCAGAAACAGGTCAAGTTACAGCCGGGGCCGGGGAGTCAATTCCCCGCCTTGCTTGGTTGGCGGCTAAACGGGGCTGGAAAGGTCTAGAATGGGCAGTTGGCATACCGGGCAGCGTGGGAGGGGCTGTGGTGATGAATGCAGGCGCTCACAGAGGCTGTACTGCTGATATTCTAGTCAACGCTCGCGTCCTATCCCCCGGCGGCAAGATGGAAATTCTGACTCCCCAAGAGTTGGAGTACCGCTACCGGACTTCGGTGCTGCAAGGGGGCGATCGGCTAGTAACAGAAGCGACTTTCCAGTTGCAGCCGGGATTCGACCGATCGCAAGTAATGGCAGAAACTAATGACCATTTCAGCCAGCGGCGGACAACTCAACCTTACCACTTACCGAGCTGTGGCTCAGTCTTCCGTAACCCTGGCCCCAAGACGGCAGGTTGGTTCATCGAACAAGCGGGACTGAAGGGATATCAGATCGGTGGCGCACAAGTAGCTCAGCGCCATGCTAATTTTATTCTTAACTGCGGGTCGGCAACGGCCAATGATATTTTTCA includes:
- a CDS encoding UDP-N-acetylmuramate--L-alanine ligase; the encoded protein is MPSSVDFSGRPFHFIGIGGIGMSALAYILAKRKLPVYGSDIKSSHITERLQGMGAHIFWSQDASNFELFQTALNGSSPDCGQQERAVSSIVAGTVGTSVATAETLQLNGNGSSAQAIGGLPQVVCSTAIHPANAEYRAALDLGCPIFHRSDVLAALIQDYQSIAVAGTHGKTTTSSLIGFMLMAAGLDPTIVVGGEVNAWEGNARLGEGPYLVAEADESDGSLVKLVAKIGIVTNVELDHPDHYDTLDQVIDTFKVFAQNCQTLVGCIDDQIVKDCLQPHVSYSLQPDSGADYTVSGVEYGAESTKARIWERGTFLGEIELKLLGTHNLSNALAAVAVGRLLGLEFSAIAKAIAGFEGARRRFEVRGFHNDILFVDDYAHHPSEIRVTLAAARLRIEGSEKNPKSRRVVAIFQPHRYSRTLTFLPEFAQSFGDADLVVACDIYSAGEPNLGEISGQQVADLIAKEGREVEFAPSLESVTKFLTKNLQPGDLALFLGAGNLNQIIPEVMAFYQQAERPD
- a CDS encoding UDP-N-acetylmuramate dehydrogenase, giving the protein MVTISNDSSVKDNRRVYSPISLRGTDCKINSQVSLAGLTSFRVGGPAEWYVAPRSMEALQASFAWADSEGLSVTLLGAGSNLLVSDRGLSGLVVGTRYLKQVNFNPETGQVTAGAGESIPRLAWLAAKRGWKGLEWAVGIPGSVGGAVVMNAGAHRGCTADILVNARVLSPGGKMEILTPQELEYRYRTSVLQGGDRLVTEATFQLQPGFDRSQVMAETNDHFSQRRTTQPYHLPSCGSVFRNPGPKTAGWFIEQAGLKGYQIGGAQVAQRHANFILNCGSATANDIFQVIRHVQQQVEQRWSLLLEPEVRILGEFPF